One uncultured Caproiciproducens sp. DNA segment encodes these proteins:
- a CDS encoding alpha/beta hydrolase, translating to MAINRIMRVALKALSYPDIDMKKTYKIYRAIINMKNFHIRKYFYRTWDHVVSFENHNIPVRIFAPDAGGAQSILIFFHGGGWVTGNIDSYNEVCANMANMTGHIVVSVDYRLAPEYHFPAAPEDCYRVVQEIFLHTNLLKISADRITIIGDSAGGNLAAAVSLMARDRGEFLPMRQILIYPATYFDHTEQSPYASIRENGTDYLLTSKRICDYMALYMASDKDLKNPYFAPLASKNFSLQPKTLIITAEYDPLRDEGEDYGMRLKSAGNEVEVHRIPDALHGFFSLPSVFPQVRECYRIINDFLSEGSEQ from the coding sequence ATGGCAATTAACAGGATTATGCGCGTTGCTTTAAAGGCGCTTTCCTATCCCGATATCGATATGAAGAAAACCTATAAAATTTACCGTGCAATTATTAATATGAAAAATTTTCACATTAGGAAATACTTCTACAGAACATGGGACCATGTCGTATCCTTTGAGAACCACAATATTCCGGTAAGAATATTCGCCCCGGATGCAGGGGGGGCTCAGTCCATCTTGATCTTTTTTCACGGAGGCGGTTGGGTTACCGGAAATATCGACAGCTATAATGAGGTATGCGCGAACATGGCAAATATGACCGGCCATATTGTGGTGTCAGTCGATTACAGACTTGCGCCGGAGTACCATTTTCCGGCCGCGCCTGAAGATTGTTACCGTGTAGTCCAGGAAATTTTCTTGCATACGAATCTTCTGAAAATCTCTGCGGATAGAATCACAATTATTGGCGACAGCGCAGGCGGCAATTTGGCAGCAGCCGTATCTTTGATGGCGCGTGACAGAGGAGAATTTCTGCCCATGCGGCAGATACTGATCTATCCGGCGACCTACTTCGATCATACGGAGCAGTCGCCGTATGCCTCTATTCGTGAAAATGGCACCGATTATCTGCTGACTTCCAAACGGATCTGTGATTATATGGCACTGTATATGGCGAGTGACAAAGATTTAAAAAACCCTTACTTTGCTCCGCTGGCGTCCAAAAATTTCAGCCTCCAGCCAAAAACTTTGATTATCACGGCAGAATATGATCCGCTTCGCGATGAAGGGGAGGATTATGGTATGCGTTTGAAGAGTGCCGGTAACGAGGTGGAAGTCCACCGTATTCCGGACGCGCTGCATGGCTTTTTTTCCTTGCCCTCGGTTTTTCCGCAGGTTAGGGAGTGTTATCGGATCATCAATGACTTTTTAAGTGAGGGATCGGAGCAGTGA
- a CDS encoding diguanylate cyclase produces the protein MKKRINAPITAVFIIAIFVVFMILSFSRYSFLINKTFTDEVQENLSADTLHNAEIINAELNKTVSSMEFAAQVIGAENNGLDKACIGSLLSELKTTNQYSAVAVGLPNGTCYLDGGQTIQIADRPYFKQAMGGNVAISQVSQSRVDGTSSIVVTVPVRCENRVSGTISTIIQTQAFSKLFAVKDSEKGDNWITQGDGTIIMSPNSQHTYANIFTDTNLALESSDSLNQMKAAMKNGQSGNAHYYSNMGEYYVYYTPIGIEGWYTIGTVSINAVTSKSNKILNYTISLVIKLAIALMLFAAYVLMSERKNREQLRKKNQELKSTKLELEAFIANLPGGAFRFSADEKSEFQFVSNGLLKMLGYTREQFLGKYKNSFYNMIYEEDRLQTINSIHHQIAKENFAEVKYRIVTAEGKIRWLLNRAKIVTHEDGYREFYAVVVDITESKQAHKKANDVMTQLQTLANSIPGGVAQYLYDGTLKLIYASDGFYKLSGYSKAEYALLLGEEGIRNIHREDSHRVTTVIQKQMAESEPVAAEYRMVKKDGSVIWVSLSGSRTVNQNQQVIYQCVYTDITSLKQTQEELEVEKERYQIAENLSDDILFEYDIVTDHMDFSPLFTALTGQYPHISDFLKDILQNQSICAEDLPQLKALLNEFRLGNSEYGIEFRFITKMGQHIWHRVRAKIMYDSYGKPSKAVGKAYNIDIQKKEMLRLMDKSQRDPLTNLFNKTSTQSQIEDHLINTNALGKHALMMIDIDNFKAINDQFGHMTGDEVISEISGKLQKLFRTSDVVGRIGGDEFIVFLRDISTDDLISEKATAMCDVFRNTHVGEHLGYKISGSIGIALYPDDGKTYQELYPKADSALYKAKNRGKDCFEFYSEMPDFKI, from the coding sequence GTGAAAAAAAGAATCAATGCACCCATAACGGCTGTTTTTATAATCGCTATTTTTGTTGTGTTTATGATTCTGTCTTTCAGCAGATATTCCTTTTTGATTAATAAGACTTTTACCGATGAAGTACAGGAAAATTTATCGGCTGATACCCTACATAACGCCGAAATCATAAATGCGGAACTAAATAAAACGGTTTCATCAATGGAATTTGCTGCCCAGGTTATTGGTGCGGAGAATAACGGGTTGGATAAGGCATGTATCGGCAGTCTTCTCTCCGAATTAAAAACAACAAACCAATATTCAGCAGTGGCGGTAGGCCTGCCCAACGGAACCTGTTATTTGGATGGGGGACAAACTATCCAGATCGCGGATCGCCCTTATTTCAAGCAGGCAATGGGTGGAAACGTCGCCATTTCTCAGGTATCACAGTCAAGGGTTGACGGCACCAGCAGCATTGTCGTCACGGTGCCTGTCCGGTGCGAAAACAGGGTTTCCGGGACAATCAGCACCATTATTCAGACACAGGCGTTCAGCAAGCTGTTTGCGGTAAAGGACTCTGAAAAGGGAGACAACTGGATTACTCAGGGAGATGGGACGATCATAATGTCACCGAATTCCCAGCATACATATGCGAATATCTTTACGGATACGAATTTGGCATTGGAAAGTTCGGATTCTCTCAATCAGATGAAAGCTGCCATGAAAAATGGACAATCGGGCAATGCACATTATTATTCAAATATGGGTGAGTATTACGTTTATTATACGCCGATCGGCATTGAAGGCTGGTATACGATCGGCACGGTTTCCATTAATGCCGTCACGTCAAAATCCAACAAAATTTTAAATTATACCATCTCTCTGGTTATTAAGCTTGCAATCGCGCTGATGCTGTTTGCGGCCTATGTTCTCATGTCTGAAAGGAAAAACAGGGAACAGCTTCGGAAAAAAAATCAGGAACTGAAGAGTACCAAGCTGGAACTCGAGGCTTTTATTGCCAATCTGCCGGGCGGCGCATTTCGCTTTAGCGCGGACGAGAAATCGGAATTTCAGTTTGTGAGCAACGGGCTTTTAAAAATGCTGGGATATACGAGGGAACAATTTCTCGGCAAATATAAAAATTCTTTTTATAATATGATCTATGAAGAAGACCGCCTGCAAACGATCAACAGCATACACCATCAGATTGCCAAAGAGAATTTTGCAGAGGTAAAGTACCGGATTGTAACGGCGGAAGGAAAAATTCGCTGGCTTCTGAACCGGGCAAAGATTGTAACGCATGAAGACGGTTACCGGGAGTTTTATGCGGTTGTGGTTGATATTACCGAGTCAAAACAAGCCCATAAAAAAGCAAATGATGTTATGACGCAGCTTCAGACTCTGGCAAACAGCATACCCGGCGGAGTGGCTCAGTATCTTTATGACGGTACACTTAAGCTGATCTACGCAAGCGACGGATTCTACAAGCTGTCAGGGTATTCAAAAGCCGAATATGCGCTGCTTCTCGGAGAAGAAGGCATCCGAAATATTCATAGGGAGGATTCCCATCGCGTAACGACTGTAATACAAAAGCAAATGGCGGAGAGCGAGCCTGTTGCCGCAGAGTATCGCATGGTTAAAAAAGACGGAAGTGTGATTTGGGTTTCTTTAAGCGGTTCCCGCACGGTCAACCAAAACCAGCAGGTTATTTACCAGTGCGTTTATACGGATATTACGTCGCTGAAACAGACACAGGAAGAATTGGAAGTGGAAAAGGAGCGCTATCAGATAGCCGAAAATCTTTCCGATGATATTCTGTTTGAATATGACATTGTTACAGACCATATGGACTTTTCTCCTCTTTTTACCGCCCTTACCGGACAGTATCCGCACATTTCCGATTTTCTGAAGGATATCCTGCAAAATCAAAGCATCTGCGCTGAGGACCTGCCCCAATTAAAAGCGCTTTTAAATGAATTCCGGCTGGGGAATTCGGAATATGGAATCGAATTCCGTTTTATAACCAAAATGGGGCAGCACATTTGGCATCGCGTAAGAGCCAAAATCATGTATGATTCCTATGGAAAGCCAAGTAAGGCGGTCGGAAAAGCTTATAACATTGATATTCAGAAAAAAGAAATGCTAAGGCTGATGGATAAATCGCAGCGAGACCCGTTGACAAATCTTTTCAACAAAACTTCAACACAGTCCCAGATTGAAGATCATTTGATCAATACAAATGCACTGGGAAAACACGCGCTGATGATGATTGATATTGACAACTTCAAAGCCATCAATGACCAGTTCGGGCATATGACAGGGGATGAAGTAATCAGTGAAATTTCCGGCAAGCTCCAAAAGCTGTTCCGCACTTCGGATGTTGTCGGCCGTATTGGCGGAGATGAATTTATTGTCTTTCTTCGTGATATTTCCACGGATGATTTGATCTCAGAAAAAGCGACGGCAATGTGTGATGTTTTTCGGAATACGCATGTCGGCGAGCATTTGGGCTATAAAATTTCCGGAAGTATTGGTATCGCCTTGTATCCGGACGATGGAAAAACATATCAGGAGCTTTACCCGAAAGCGGACAGTGCGCTTTACAAAGCGAAAAATCGGGGCAAGGATTGTTTTGAGTTTTATTCTGAGATGCCGGATTTTAAAATATGA